One Micromonospora sp. WMMD812 genomic window carries:
- a CDS encoding CARDB domain-containing protein, producing MRRTNLLRMMAATLAATMIVTAGSAAVANAAGTPGPAGATAATSPANAPAATNLAQGRPTQESGHADVYDSSKVVDGNAGSYWESVNNSFPGWVQVDLGSSQAVNQVVLKLPTAGWPTRTQTLSVQGSANGSSFSNLVGPQTYTFNPTTGSTVTITFNQTSTRYLRITVTANSGWPAGQLSELEVYGSGGGTPDTTAPSVPGNLSYTQSGTTITLNWVASTDNPGGSGIAGYDIYRNGAFLQSIGNVTTFNDTQPATATVSYHVRARDVAGNVSGNSNTVTRTGSGDTIAPSVPGTLSHSTSGSTITLTWGASTDSGGSGLAGYNVYRNGGLVATLGTVLTYQDTQPATATVSYHVRARDGAGNLSGNSNTVTRTGTTPPACTNVAQGKTMTASGSTFTYTPEKANDGQVGTYWEGAPSYPQNLTVALGANHSITAVTVKLNPDPAWGTRNQTIQILGRDQASSTYANLVSAASYQFVQGNNVVSIPVTATTADVQLRFTANTGAPSGQVAELEVCGTPAPNPDLVIGSTTWSPASPNEATPVTLSAVVQNIGSAAAGATTVNFSLAGTVVGSAAVGALNAGGSTTVSFNAGTRPMGSYSVTAVVDPTNTIVEQNNGNNSFTAASPLVVAQAPGPDLQVLGITSNPPNPAVGASVTFTVAVRNRGTTATGVTTVTRLAVGGTTLNTNTASIAAGTTVNVAITGSWTATSGGATITATADATNTVAETNETNNTFTQSIVVGRGAAVPYVSYEAEAARYQGVLLETDPLRTFGHTNFATESSGRKSVRLNSTGQFVEFTSTNAANSIVVRNSIPDAPGGGGIEATISLYINDTFSRKLTLSSRHSWLYGNTDGPEALTNTPQADARRLFDESNALLAQSYPAGTRFKLQRDTGDSASFYIIDTIDLEQVAPPASQPAGCTSITAYGAVPNDGLDDTAAIQRAVTDDQNGVIGCVWIPAGQWRQEQKILTDDPLNRGPHNQVGISNVTIRGAGMWHSQLYTLTEPQNVVGGINHPHEGNFGFDIDRNTEISDIAIFGSGRIRGGDGNAEGGVGLNGRFGPGTRISNVWIEHANVGVWVGRDYDNIPELWGPADGLQFSGMRIRNTYADGINFSNGTRNSRVFNSSFRNTGDDALAVWANPYVKDRNVDIAHDNHFVNNTIQLPWRANGIAIYGGYDNSIENNLVYDTMNYPGIMLATDHDPLPFSGQTLIANNGLYRTGGAFWNEDQEFGAITIFPATRDIFGVAIRDTEISDSTYDGIQFKNGGGNVPNVAITNVRIDKSNNGAGILAMGGARGSATLNNVTITNSADGNIVIQPGSQFVISGS from the coding sequence ATGAGACGAACCAATCTGCTCAGGATGATGGCGGCGACACTCGCGGCCACGATGATCGTCACGGCAGGGTCGGCAGCCGTCGCGAACGCCGCCGGCACCCCCGGCCCGGCCGGCGCCACCGCCGCGACGAGCCCCGCCAACGCCCCGGCGGCCACGAACCTCGCCCAGGGGCGCCCGACCCAGGAGAGCGGCCACGCGGACGTCTACGACTCGTCGAAGGTCGTCGACGGCAACGCGGGCAGCTACTGGGAGAGCGTCAACAACTCCTTCCCCGGCTGGGTGCAGGTCGACCTCGGCTCGTCGCAGGCCGTCAACCAGGTCGTGCTCAAGCTGCCGACCGCCGGCTGGCCGACGCGTACGCAGACCCTGAGCGTGCAGGGCAGCGCCAACGGATCGTCGTTCAGCAACCTGGTCGGGCCGCAGACCTACACCTTCAATCCCACGACCGGCAGCACGGTCACCATCACCTTCAACCAGACCTCCACCCGCTACCTGCGGATCACCGTCACGGCCAACAGCGGCTGGCCGGCCGGGCAACTCTCCGAACTCGAGGTCTACGGCAGCGGCGGCGGCACACCGGACACCACCGCGCCGAGCGTGCCGGGCAACCTCTCCTACACCCAGTCGGGCACCACGATCACCCTCAACTGGGTCGCGTCGACCGACAACCCGGGCGGCAGCGGCATCGCCGGTTACGACATCTACCGCAACGGCGCGTTCCTCCAGTCCATCGGGAACGTCACCACCTTCAACGACACCCAGCCGGCCACCGCGACGGTCTCGTACCACGTGCGGGCCCGTGACGTCGCGGGCAACGTCTCCGGCAACAGCAACACGGTGACCCGGACCGGCAGCGGTGACACCATCGCGCCGAGCGTCCCGGGCACGCTGTCGCACAGCACGTCGGGCAGCACGATTACGCTCACCTGGGGCGCCTCCACCGACTCCGGCGGCAGCGGCCTGGCCGGCTACAACGTCTACCGCAATGGCGGCCTCGTCGCGACGCTGGGCACCGTCCTCACGTACCAGGACACCCAGCCCGCGACGGCGACCGTCTCGTACCACGTCCGCGCCCGCGACGGCGCCGGCAATCTCTCCGGCAACAGCAACACCGTCACCCGGACCGGCACGACGCCCCCCGCCTGCACCAACGTGGCGCAGGGCAAGACCATGACGGCGAGCGGCTCCACGTTCACCTACACCCCGGAGAAGGCGAACGACGGGCAGGTCGGCACCTACTGGGAAGGCGCCCCGAGCTACCCGCAGAACCTGACCGTGGCGCTCGGCGCGAACCACTCGATCACGGCCGTCACCGTCAAACTGAACCCCGACCCGGCCTGGGGCACCCGCAACCAGACCATCCAGATCCTCGGCCGCGACCAGGCCTCGTCGACGTACGCCAACCTGGTGTCGGCGGCGAGCTACCAGTTCGTCCAGGGCAACAACGTGGTGAGCATCCCGGTCACCGCGACCACCGCCGACGTCCAGCTGCGGTTCACCGCCAACACCGGCGCCCCGTCGGGCCAGGTGGCCGAGCTGGAGGTGTGCGGCACCCCCGCGCCCAACCCCGACCTGGTGATCGGCTCGACGACCTGGTCGCCCGCGTCGCCCAACGAAGCCACTCCGGTCACCCTTTCGGCCGTGGTCCAGAACATCGGCTCGGCCGCCGCCGGCGCCACCACGGTGAACTTCAGCCTGGCGGGCACGGTCGTCGGCAGCGCCGCGGTGGGCGCGCTGAACGCCGGTGGCTCCACCACCGTCTCGTTCAACGCCGGAACCCGGCCGATGGGCAGCTACAGCGTCACGGCGGTGGTCGACCCGACGAACACGATCGTCGAGCAGAACAACGGCAACAACAGCTTCACCGCGGCCTCGCCGCTGGTGGTCGCGCAGGCCCCGGGTCCCGACCTGCAGGTGCTCGGCATCACCTCCAACCCGCCGAACCCGGCCGTCGGGGCGTCCGTCACCTTCACCGTGGCGGTCCGCAACCGTGGTACCACCGCGACCGGCGTCACCACGGTCACCCGACTGGCGGTGGGCGGCACCACGCTCAACACCAACACCGCGTCGATCGCCGCCGGCACCACGGTCAACGTGGCCATCACCGGGAGTTGGACGGCTACCAGCGGCGGCGCCACCATCACCGCCACCGCCGACGCGACCAACACGGTCGCCGAGACCAACGAGACCAACAACACGTTCACCCAGTCGATCGTGGTCGGGCGTGGGGCGGCGGTCCCGTACGTCTCCTACGAGGCGGAAGCCGCCCGCTACCAGGGCGTGCTGCTGGAGACCGACCCGCTGCGCACCTTCGGGCACACCAACTTCGCCACCGAGTCCTCCGGCCGCAAGTCGGTCCGGCTGAACAGCACCGGCCAGTTCGTCGAGTTCACCTCGACCAACGCCGCGAACTCCATCGTGGTGCGCAACTCCATCCCGGACGCGCCGGGTGGTGGCGGCATCGAGGCGACGATCAGCCTCTACATCAACGACACCTTCTCGCGGAAGCTGACGCTGTCGTCGCGGCACAGTTGGCTCTACGGCAACACCGACGGGCCGGAGGCGCTCACCAACACCCCGCAGGCCGACGCCCGGCGGTTGTTCGACGAGTCGAACGCCCTGCTGGCGCAGTCCTACCCGGCCGGTACCCGGTTCAAGCTCCAGCGCGACACGGGCGACTCGGCCTCGTTCTACATCATCGACACGATCGACCTGGAGCAGGTGGCGCCACCGGCGAGCCAGCCGGCGGGGTGCACCTCCATCACGGCGTACGGTGCGGTCCCGAACGATGGGCTCGACGACACCGCCGCCATCCAGCGGGCGGTGACCGACGACCAGAACGGAGTCATCGGATGCGTCTGGATCCCGGCCGGACAGTGGCGGCAGGAGCAGAAGATCCTCACCGACGACCCGCTGAACCGCGGTCCGCACAACCAGGTGGGCATCAGCAACGTGACGATCCGGGGCGCCGGGATGTGGCACTCCCAGCTCTACACGCTGACCGAGCCGCAGAACGTGGTCGGCGGCATCAACCACCCGCACGAAGGTAACTTCGGCTTCGACATCGACAGGAACACCGAGATCTCCGACATCGCGATCTTCGGCTCGGGCCGGATCCGTGGTGGCGACGGCAACGCCGAGGGCGGGGTGGGCCTCAACGGCCGGTTCGGGCCGGGCACCCGGATCAGCAACGTCTGGATCGAGCACGCCAACGTGGGTGTCTGGGTCGGCCGGGACTACGACAACATCCCCGAGCTCTGGGGCCCGGCCGACGGGCTGCAGTTCAGCGGCATGCGGATCCGCAACACCTACGCCGACGGCATCAACTTCAGCAACGGCACGCGGAACTCGCGGGTGTTCAACTCGTCCTTCCGCAACACCGGCGACGACGCGCTGGCGGTCTGGGCCAACCCGTACGTCAAGGACCGGAACGTGGACATCGCCCACGACAACCACTTCGTCAACAACACCATCCAACTGCCCTGGCGCGCGAACGGCATCGCCATCTACGGCGGCTACGACAACTCGATCGAGAACAACCTGGTCTACGACACCATGAACTACCCCGGCATCATGCTGGCCACCGACCATGACCCGCTGCCCTTCTCCGGGCAGACGCTGATCGCCAACAACGGCCTCTACCGGACCGGTGGCGCCTTCTGGAACGAGGACCAGGAGTTCGGCGCCATCACGATCTTCCCGGCGACCCGGGACATCTTCGGGGTCGCCATCAGGGACACCGAGATCTCCGACTCGACCTACGACGGCATCCAGTTCAAGAACGGCGGCGGCAACGTCCCGAACGTCGCCATCACCAACGTACGCATCGACAAGTCCAACAACGGCGCCGGCATCCTGGCCATGGGCGGCGCCCGGGGCAGCGCGACCCTGAACAACGTGACCATCACCAACTCGGCCGACGGCAACATCGTGATCCAACCGGGGTCGCAGTTCGTGATCAGCGGAAGCTGA
- a CDS encoding LLM class flavin-dependent oxidoreductase, translating to MTTERFELGLNSFGEVATDGDRVLSDAETLRLLVDEARLAESVGLDVFSLGEHYREGHNDSATPVLLAAAATATERIRLGTSVTVLSTNDPVRLYHEFATLDAVSNGRAQLVLGRASATESFPLFGYDLADYERLFEEKLDLFVRLQREESVTWSGTVRHPLVRQRLHPRMRPGGIPTWIGVGGSPNSVIRAARYGLPLMLAIIGGRPQRFAGHVELYHQALEQFGHTAQPIGQHSLGLVADTDQEAVETWWRYWQPVVARLAEERGFYKPDRARYTAEIDHGALFVGSPETVACKIATVARDLRLSRFDLKYDIMHLPREARARTIELLGSEVAPRVRELLAKEPTHV from the coding sequence ATGACAACCGAGCGTTTCGAACTCGGGCTCAACTCGTTCGGGGAGGTGGCCACCGACGGCGACCGCGTCCTGAGCGACGCCGAAACCCTGCGGCTTCTCGTCGACGAGGCGCGGCTCGCGGAGTCGGTCGGACTCGACGTGTTCAGCCTGGGTGAGCACTACCGGGAGGGCCACAACGACTCGGCGACGCCCGTGCTGCTCGCGGCGGCCGCGACGGCGACGGAGCGGATCCGCCTCGGCACCTCGGTCACGGTGCTCAGCACGAACGATCCGGTACGGCTCTACCACGAGTTCGCGACCCTCGACGCGGTGTCGAACGGCCGCGCCCAGCTGGTGCTCGGACGGGCGTCGGCGACCGAGTCGTTCCCGCTGTTCGGGTACGACCTGGCGGACTACGAGCGGCTGTTCGAGGAGAAGCTCGACCTGTTCGTCCGGCTCCAGCGGGAGGAATCGGTGACCTGGTCGGGAACCGTACGCCATCCCCTGGTCCGGCAGCGGCTGCACCCGCGGATGCGGCCGGGTGGCATCCCGACATGGATCGGCGTCGGCGGAAGCCCGAACTCGGTGATCCGCGCCGCCCGCTACGGGCTTCCGCTCATGCTCGCGATCATCGGCGGTCGGCCGCAGCGGTTCGCCGGTCACGTGGAGCTCTACCACCAGGCGCTCGAGCAGTTCGGGCATACCGCGCAGCCGATCGGGCAACACTCGCTCGGCCTCGTGGCGGACACTGACCAGGAGGCGGTGGAGACGTGGTGGCGGTACTGGCAGCCGGTCGTGGCGCGACTCGCCGAGGAACGCGGCTTCTACAAACCGGACCGGGCGCGCTACACGGCCGAAATCGACCACGGAGCGCTGTTCGTCGGGTCACCCGAGACGGTCGCCTGCAAGATCGCCACGGTGGCGCGTGACCTGCGCCTGAGCCGTTTCGACCTCAAGTACGACATCATGCACCTGCCTCGCGAGGCACGCGCGCGCACCATCGAGCTGCTCGGCAGCGAGGTCGCGCCGCGGGTCCGGGAGCTGCTGGCGAAGGAGCCCACCCATGTCTGA
- a CDS encoding MarR family transcriptional regulator, with product MTKDTPRPRGRQLPTAEELRIWRDFIETTDVLRSRIASRLQSDSALSPGDYAVLLALSEAQERRLRSSELATHIGWERSRLSHHLGRMERRGLIRRQECATDPRGAEILLTPTGAEAFQRSTVPHLRAIRELFVDALTPDQLLAAGEIAAALGAHLGRRREE from the coding sequence ATGACGAAGGACACACCGCGGCCGAGAGGACGCCAGCTGCCGACCGCGGAGGAGCTACGGATCTGGCGCGACTTCATCGAGACGACGGACGTGCTCCGGTCCCGGATCGCGTCCCGCCTCCAGAGCGACTCCGCGCTCTCGCCCGGCGACTACGCCGTCCTGCTCGCCCTCAGCGAGGCGCAGGAGCGGCGGCTGCGCTCCTCCGAACTCGCGACACACATCGGCTGGGAGCGCAGCCGGCTCTCCCATCACCTGGGGCGGATGGAGCGGCGGGGGCTCATCCGCCGGCAGGAGTGCGCGACCGATCCCCGGGGCGCCGAGATCCTGCTCACGCCGACCGGGGCCGAGGCCTTCCAGCGGTCCACCGTTCCGCACCTGCGCGCCATCCGCGAGCTCTTCGTCGACGCGCTCACGCCGGATCAACTCCTCGCGGCGGGCGAGATCGCGGCGGCGCTCGGCGCGCACCTCGGCCGGCGCCGGGAGGAATGA
- a CDS encoding SigE family RNA polymerase sigma factor, translating into MRDAEEFDALYAACAGRIVGHVYLLTGNLNEAEDAVAEAFTRAWQRWGTVREADSPEAWVRRVASRAAVSSWRKALNRMRAHHRAAVDQSVPGLNEDHVALLQALRRLSADERRAVVLHHLNDLSVAEVAAEMQRPVGTVKTYLARGRRAMAGMLTEAHQEGASHG; encoded by the coding sequence ATGCGTGACGCCGAGGAGTTCGACGCCCTCTACGCGGCCTGCGCGGGCCGGATCGTGGGTCATGTCTATCTGCTGACCGGCAACCTCAACGAGGCGGAGGACGCCGTCGCCGAGGCGTTCACGCGGGCCTGGCAGCGCTGGGGGACGGTGCGGGAGGCGGACAGCCCCGAGGCGTGGGTCCGCCGGGTCGCCTCGCGAGCCGCGGTGAGCAGCTGGCGCAAGGCGCTCAACCGGATGCGCGCGCACCACCGGGCCGCCGTCGACCAGAGCGTGCCCGGCCTCAACGAGGACCACGTCGCCCTGCTGCAGGCGCTGCGGCGGCTGAGCGCCGACGAACGCCGCGCCGTCGTGCTGCACCACCTGAACGATCTCAGCGTCGCCGAGGTGGCGGCCGAGATGCAGCGGCCCGTCGGGACCGTCAAGACGTACCTGGCCCGCGGCCGGAGAGCGATGGCCGGGATGTTGACCGAGGCGCACCAGGAGGGGGCCTCCCATGGCTGA
- a CDS encoding plasmid stabilization protein: protein MPAGSSPKRERQYEHIKASAKKRGASTGRAEEIAARTVNKERARSGEARTASRSSLDDVSSGHRGGKRSHRGAQGRTKEQLYNEAKKRGIKGRSSMSKAELEKALSH from the coding sequence ATGCCCGCAGGGTCCAGCCCGAAGAGGGAGCGGCAGTACGAGCACATCAAGGCGAGCGCGAAGAAGCGCGGCGCCTCCACCGGCCGGGCCGAGGAGATCGCCGCCCGGACCGTCAACAAGGAGCGAGCCCGCTCGGGCGAGGCCCGCACCGCGAGCCGCTCCTCCCTCGACGACGTCTCGTCCGGGCATCGCGGCGGCAAGCGCTCGCACCGCGGCGCGCAGGGGCGCACCAAGGAGCAGCTGTACAACGAGGCGAAGAAGCGTGGCATCAAGGGCCGCTCCTCGATGTCCAAGGCGGAGCTGGAGAAGGCCCTGTCCCACTGA
- a CDS encoding S8 family serine peptidase has translation MPVSRPGGTFTLITGDQVSLDADGNPTIQRGPGRAGMRFVTSREGGHQYVVPVDALPLLRDGKLDQRLFDLTALGELGYDDRTADLPLLVAYPENGAAQARSAAGGARVHADLPAAHALAVRADRDDRVRLWSSLTGGTPSARSLAAGVTHVWLDGKRRVTLDRSVPQIGAPAAWQAGFDGTGVTVGVLDTGIDASHPDFAGHLVAIRDFTGGNDPGDTVGHGTHVASTIVGSGAASGGRYRGVAPGAKLVVGKVCATNECQDSDIIAGMQWAASQARVVNVSLGGTDAPGLDPLETAVQDLSHRYGTLFVVAAGNEGKPKSVMSPATADDALAVAAVDADDQRAYFSARGPRLGDNHIKPEISAPGVDIVAAAPGGGYVPMSGTSMATPHVAGSAAILAGQHPDWSGPQLKAALMDSAKPTGEDSLYEQGAGRLDIGRAVAQPVAADVAAIDFPVQRWPHADDAPISQVVGYHNTGATPVTLSLTVAPAPAGMITVSPATLVVPAGGRAEATVTVDTRVDAPDGHYQGALTATGAGDLRVRTPFALNREIESYDARLDHTGRDGRPATEYRTVAANLATGEFTTLDGQPGGGTLRLPKGRYALYSTIHEGDTSTLLVQPVLDVRGPVTEALDARTARPVSLTVPQRDAAPLSINVSANWDDGLRYPGVQLSGASFADVFFGRIGPAVAAPEFAATLGIGLARPGPDGTFRNSPYTYDLAYVRQGDMFTGLDRKLSPKNLATVKATYRSQSTTATAVRFHRAASPGGPGPIGSSTSVDLPFHATEYYNTDGGIVWTSTVVEGDNVTTQESTFQPGRTYTQTWNAAPFGPTMGGAPAWSPLGYAGRDGDTISVASPPLFGDATGRPASRDDLQVKLRLSRNGAEIATADGPYADFSVPAGKATYRLEATVARGAPDTLSTSVSVAWTFTSAHTTKPERLPLTTARPTPVLDDTNTARAGRAMTIPVALDRQAGSTAAPNRTLGVSASFDDGRTWVPLPVVRGVALIAHPRRPGFVSLRLTAADTAGNTVTQTILRAYRIA, from the coding sequence GTGCCGGTTTCCCGACCGGGCGGCACCTTCACGTTGATCACCGGGGATCAGGTGTCGCTGGACGCGGACGGCAACCCGACGATCCAGCGGGGACCGGGGCGGGCGGGAATGCGGTTCGTGACCAGCCGGGAGGGCGGCCACCAGTACGTCGTCCCGGTCGACGCGCTGCCACTGCTGCGCGACGGGAAGCTCGACCAGCGGCTGTTCGACCTCACCGCGCTCGGCGAGCTCGGCTACGACGACCGGACGGCCGACCTGCCACTGCTGGTCGCGTACCCGGAGAACGGTGCGGCCCAGGCGCGGTCCGCCGCCGGCGGCGCCCGGGTGCACGCCGACCTGCCCGCCGCCCACGCGCTGGCCGTGCGGGCGGACCGGGACGACCGGGTCAGACTCTGGTCCTCGCTCACCGGCGGCACGCCGTCCGCGCGTTCGCTCGCCGCCGGAGTCACCCACGTCTGGCTCGACGGCAAGCGCCGGGTCACCCTGGACCGCAGCGTGCCCCAGATCGGCGCCCCGGCGGCCTGGCAGGCCGGGTTCGACGGCACCGGCGTCACCGTCGGCGTGCTGGACACCGGCATCGACGCCAGCCACCCCGACTTCGCCGGACACCTCGTCGCGATCCGGGACTTCACCGGCGGCAACGACCCCGGTGACACGGTCGGCCACGGCACCCACGTGGCATCGACCATCGTGGGCAGCGGCGCCGCCTCCGGCGGCCGGTACCGCGGTGTGGCCCCCGGCGCGAAGCTGGTCGTCGGAAAGGTCTGTGCCACCAACGAGTGCCAGGACTCGGACATCATCGCCGGCATGCAGTGGGCCGCGTCGCAGGCCCGGGTGGTCAACGTGAGCCTGGGCGGCACCGACGCGCCGGGGCTCGACCCGCTGGAGACCGCGGTCCAGGACCTGAGCCACCGGTACGGCACACTCTTCGTGGTCGCCGCCGGTAACGAGGGCAAGCCGAAGTCGGTCATGTCGCCGGCCACCGCGGACGACGCCCTCGCCGTCGCCGCGGTGGACGCCGACGACCAGCGGGCCTACTTCTCCGCCCGGGGTCCCCGCCTCGGCGACAACCACATCAAGCCCGAGATCAGCGCGCCGGGCGTCGACATCGTGGCGGCCGCTCCCGGCGGCGGCTACGTCCCCATGTCGGGCACGTCGATGGCGACCCCGCACGTGGCGGGTTCGGCCGCGATCCTCGCCGGACAGCACCCGGACTGGTCCGGCCCGCAGCTCAAGGCCGCCCTGATGGACTCGGCCAAGCCAACCGGCGAGGACAGCCTCTACGAGCAGGGCGCGGGCCGGCTGGACATCGGCCGCGCGGTCGCCCAGCCGGTCGCCGCCGACGTCGCCGCGATCGACTTCCCGGTCCAGCGCTGGCCCCACGCCGACGACGCGCCGATCTCACAGGTCGTCGGCTACCACAACACGGGCGCCACGCCGGTCACCCTGTCCCTGACCGTCGCCCCGGCCCCGGCCGGCATGATCACCGTCAGCCCGGCCACCCTGGTGGTGCCGGCCGGCGGCCGCGCCGAGGCGACGGTCACCGTGGACACCCGGGTGGACGCGCCCGACGGCCATTACCAGGGCGCGCTGACCGCGACCGGCGCCGGGGACCTGCGGGTGCGCACTCCGTTCGCGCTCAACCGGGAGATCGAGAGCTACGACGCCCGGCTCGACCACACCGGGCGCGACGGCCGACCGGCCACCGAGTACCGCACCGTGGCGGCGAACCTGGCGACCGGTGAGTTCACCACCCTCGACGGCCAACCGGGCGGCGGCACCCTGCGGCTGCCCAAGGGCCGTTACGCGCTCTACAGCACCATCCACGAGGGCGACACGTCGACCCTGCTCGTGCAGCCGGTCCTGGACGTGCGCGGCCCGGTCACCGAGGCGCTCGACGCCCGCACGGCCCGGCCGGTGTCGCTGACCGTGCCCCAGCGGGACGCCGCACCGCTCTCGATCAACGTGAGCGCGAACTGGGACGACGGCCTGCGCTACCCGGGCGTCCAGCTCAGCGGAGCGTCCTTCGCGGACGTGTTCTTCGGCCGGATCGGGCCGGCCGTCGCGGCCCCCGAGTTCGCCGCGACGTTGGGCATCGGGCTCGCCCGCCCCGGTCCGGACGGGACCTTCCGGAACAGCCCCTACACGTACGACCTCGCGTACGTGCGTCAGGGCGACATGTTCACCGGCCTGGACAGGAAGCTGTCGCCGAAGAACCTCGCCACCGTCAAGGCGACCTACCGGAGCCAGTCCACCACCGCGACCGCCGTCCGGTTCCACCGTGCGGCGTCCCCCGGCGGCCCGGGCCCGATCGGCTCGAGCACGTCGGTCGACCTGCCGTTCCACGCCACCGAGTACTACAACACCGACGGCGGGATCGTCTGGACGTCCACGGTCGTCGAGGGCGACAACGTCACCACGCAGGAGTCCACCTTCCAGCCGGGCCGGACGTACACCCAGACCTGGAACGCGGCGCCCTTCGGGCCCACGATGGGAGGGGCCCCGGCCTGGTCGCCGCTGGGATACGCGGGTCGTGACGGCGACACCATCTCGGTCGCCTCGCCGCCCCTGTTCGGCGACGCGACGGGCCGCCCGGCCAGCCGGGACGACCTGCAGGTCAAGCTCCGGTTGTCGCGCAACGGCGCGGAGATCGCCACCGCGGACGGCCCGTACGCGGACTTCTCGGTGCCCGCCGGCAAGGCGACCTACCGCCTGGAGGCGACCGTCGCCCGTGGGGCCCCGGACACCCTGTCGACGTCGGTCTCGGTGGCCTGGACCTTCACCTCCGCGCACACGACGAAGCCGGAGCGGCTGCCCCTCACGACGGCCCGGCCGACACCCGTGCTCGACGACACCAACACGGCCCGGGCGGGCCGGGCGATGACCATCCCGGTGGCGCTGGACCGGCAGGCGGGCTCGACCGCCGCGCCCAACCGGACGCTCGGTGTCTCCGCGTCGTTCGACGACGGACGGACCTGGGTCCCGCTGCCGGTCGTCCGGGGGGTCGCTCTCATCGCCCACCCGCGCCGGCCCGGCTTCGTGTCGCTACGCCTGACGGCCGCCGACACCGCCGGCAACACGGTGACGCAGACCATCCTGCGGGCGTACCGGATCGCCTGA
- a CDS encoding DUF2470 domain-containing protein yields MTPFTPDVVAAIMRHMNGDHADDCRVICQGLGGRPDATAATMSGMDAAGMDFVATVDGAPVPVRIPFRAPLTERRQVRAEAARMYRESCAVLGLTPRPDAT; encoded by the coding sequence GTGACGCCGTTCACCCCCGACGTGGTCGCCGCGATCATGCGGCACATGAACGGGGACCACGCGGACGACTGCCGGGTGATCTGCCAGGGCCTGGGGGGCCGGCCGGACGCCACGGCCGCGACGATGTCCGGCATGGACGCGGCCGGCATGGATTTCGTCGCCACCGTGGACGGCGCCCCGGTACCGGTCCGGATACCGTTCCGCGCCCCACTCACCGAACGCCGTCAGGTCCGCGCCGAGGCGGCCCGCATGTATCGCGAGTCGTGCGCCGTGCTCGGCCTCACCCCGCGCCCCGACGCGACCTGA
- a CDS encoding glycoside hydrolase family 19 protein has translation MSRLRALVALAALAVAGGLVAVLPSTPASAAACAAAWQSSAVYWGGDQASHNGRNYQAKWWTQNEAPPGTTGVWQDLGACGGGTTPPPTGGCNHPNWVAGTWYPAGSIVRYTNGLYYVAEHDNPGYDPIISTWYWEPYTCSGTPPTTPPPGPGGFVVTEAQFNQMFPSRNSFYTYSGLVAALSAYPAFTKTGSATVQRQEAAAFLANVHHETGGLVHIVEQNQANYPHYCDPGQPYGCPAGQAAYYGRGPIQLSWNFNYNAAGNALGLPLLTNPWLVQNDAAVAWKTAIWYWMTQNGPGTMTAHNAMVNGAGFGETIRSINGSIECNGGNPAQVQSRVTKYQQFVGVLGVPAGANLYC, from the coding sequence ATGTCGAGACTGCGAGCCCTGGTCGCGCTGGCGGCACTAGCTGTCGCCGGCGGACTGGTGGCGGTCCTCCCGTCGACCCCGGCCTCGGCTGCGGCGTGCGCGGCAGCGTGGCAATCCTCAGCCGTCTACTGGGGAGGCGACCAGGCCTCCCACAACGGCCGCAACTACCAGGCGAAGTGGTGGACCCAGAACGAGGCGCCGCCGGGCACCACCGGCGTCTGGCAGGATCTCGGCGCGTGCGGAGGTGGAACGACGCCGCCGCCCACGGGCGGCTGCAACCACCCGAACTGGGTCGCCGGCACCTGGTACCCCGCCGGCAGCATCGTGCGGTACACCAACGGCCTGTACTACGTCGCCGAGCACGACAACCCGGGCTACGACCCGATCATCAGCACCTGGTACTGGGAGCCGTACACCTGTAGCGGCACGCCGCCCACCACCCCGCCGCCCGGCCCCGGCGGCTTCGTGGTCACCGAGGCCCAGTTCAACCAGATGTTCCCGAGCCGCAATTCCTTCTACACGTACTCCGGACTGGTCGCCGCCCTCAGCGCGTACCCGGCCTTCACCAAGACCGGCAGCGCCACCGTCCAGCGCCAGGAAGCCGCGGCCTTCCTGGCTAACGTGCACCACGAGACCGGCGGGCTCGTCCACATCGTGGAGCAGAACCAGGCGAACTACCCGCACTACTGCGACCCCGGCCAGCCCTACGGCTGCCCCGCCGGGCAGGCCGCCTACTACGGGCGTGGGCCGATCCAGCTGAGCTGGAACTTCAACTACAACGCCGCCGGAAACGCCCTCGGGCTGCCGCTGCTGACCAACCCGTGGCTCGTGCAGAACGATGCCGCGGTGGCCTGGAAGACGGCCATCTGGTACTGGATGACCCAGAACGGGCCGGGCACCATGACCGCCCACAACGCGATGGTCAACGGCGCCGGGTTCGGCGAGACCATCCGCAGCATCAACGGCTCGATCGAGTGCAACGGCGGTAACCCCGCCCAGGTGCAAAGCCGCGTCACCAAGTACCAGCAGTTCGTCGGCGTCCTCGGCGTGCCGGCCGGGGCGAACCTCTACTGCTGA